A single genomic interval of Clostridium facile harbors:
- a CDS encoding DUF6138 family protein, producing MSLPKRDGVHGRYYLIHKPDTNPEVLEHADQCIQDVLDGTAKENHSGYPMVVRSQSGTPFLPSQLLDRYLSKLPLKGFPYEEAVVFCDALRRLAGWKEIDHTLGQYIEHQVQERYFKVGEKADSFSAYPTCTVWPELRPEDVDEGLLHFACYVAVCYTVYGASYDFLTTEHILGLVSQLRPDMVKQLKTAGSGKLPKAIQRRKTEHFTASANDVFATIRITAKDSTEECYAEILDYLCAVLSQEGFPRSYSVEFRGKEKLYLPIPGLPKKGVNQLFACAVQYPSLHPIMERYARLAMREFEWYQNLADEACAMPGTFAVFALGLEGEPWAPLVTEYLDLCDDEHSSMQGKFLHALIRKFGFQPWTLGVLVRGALSMQWLEPAREFRSLIANAEILDALLAVKRRFSAYLLPEENENPKFRAIAWQSLLWAIWGPASENGGSKVIKTAPKELRERYQEIFE from the coding sequence ATGAGTTTGCCTAAACGTGATGGCGTACATGGCCGTTATTACCTGATTCATAAACCAGATACGAACCCAGAAGTGCTGGAACACGCCGATCAGTGCATTCAGGATGTGTTGGATGGAACCGCCAAAGAAAATCATTCAGGCTACCCGATGGTAGTTCGGAGCCAAAGCGGAACGCCCTTTCTTCCCAGTCAGCTGCTGGATCGGTATCTGTCCAAACTGCCTTTGAAGGGGTTCCCCTACGAGGAGGCGGTTGTATTCTGCGATGCACTGCGGCGGCTGGCGGGCTGGAAAGAGATCGATCACACACTGGGACAATACATCGAACACCAGGTGCAGGAGCGATATTTTAAGGTTGGAGAGAAAGCGGATTCCTTTTCCGCTTACCCGACCTGCACCGTGTGGCCCGAGCTGCGGCCGGAGGATGTGGACGAAGGTCTGCTGCACTTTGCCTGCTATGTGGCGGTCTGTTATACGGTATATGGAGCCAGCTACGACTTCCTCACCACCGAACACATTCTCGGCCTGGTTTCCCAGCTTCGCCCGGATATGGTGAAGCAGTTGAAAACAGCCGGCAGCGGCAAATTGCCAAAGGCCATCCAGCGGCGTAAGACGGAGCATTTCACCGCATCGGCCAATGATGTGTTTGCCACCATCCGCATCACCGCCAAGGACTCCACCGAGGAGTGCTATGCTGAAATCCTGGACTACCTGTGTGCGGTGCTTTCTCAGGAGGGATTTCCCCGCAGTTACTCGGTGGAGTTTCGTGGAAAGGAGAAACTCTATCTGCCCATTCCCGGCCTGCCCAAGAAGGGAGTCAACCAGCTCTTTGCCTGCGCTGTGCAGTATCCCAGTCTGCATCCGATTATGGAGCGATACGCTCGTCTGGCTATGCGGGAGTTTGAGTGGTACCAAAACCTCGCGGATGAAGCCTGCGCGATGCCCGGTACTTTCGCTGTGTTTGCTCTGGGGCTGGAGGGAGAACCGTGGGCGCCGCTGGTGACGGAGTATCTGGATCTCTGCGATGACGAGCACTCTTCCATGCAAGGGAAATTCCTTCATGCCTTGATCCGGAAGTTTGGGTTTCAACCATGGACGCTGGGGGTATTGGTGCGGGGCGCATTGTCTATGCAGTGGCTGGAGCCTGCCAGGGAATTCCGTAGTCTGATTGCCAATGCGGAAATCCTGGATGCACTGCTGGCAGTCAAGCGCCGCTTTTCCGCTTATCTCCTGCCGGAAGAAAACGAAAACCCGAAATTCCGGGCCATCGCTTGGCAGAGCCTGCTCTGGGCCATCTGGGGCCCGGCCTCCGAAAACGGCGGTAGCAAGGTCATCAAGACGGCTC